In the Streptomyces spororaveus genome, GAGGGGGCGTACGACGAACCGTCGCTGGCCGGAGTGCTGCGGCGGATGGAACGGGCGCTGGGCCGCCATGTCCGGGACCGGGCCGAGTCGGAGCCCGCGGCGGCGGAGGAGTTCGTGACGGTCCTGCTCCTGCAGATCGCCGGGGACGGCACCCTGCTGGCGCTGAACTGCGGCCATCCCCGGCCCTACCTGCTTCGTTCGGCCCCGGTTCCGGAACACTGCGCCGCGCGCAGCCGGGGCGCCGCCCCGGACCCCGCGCCTCGAACGCCGGCGGGGCTGAATTCTTCAGCCCGTCCGGCGTTCGAGGGCCGTGTCCAGGCGGCCCCCGGTTCCACGCAGGTACTGCCGCTGGCCGGGGGCGAGACCTTGCCGCCGCTCGGGGTGGTGCCCGTACCCGCGGACGTGTGGCCGCACGACTGCGGGGAACTCCGGCCCGGGGAGACGCTGTTCCTGTACACCGACGGGGCCGAGGACGCCCGCGACCGGGCCGGCCGGTTCTTCGATCTGGCGGGCGTCCTCGCAGAGGAGGCGGCGGCCACGCCCACGCGGCTGGTGGCGGGCGTGCACGCCGCTCTGCTCCGGCACACCGGCGGGCGGCTCACCGACGACATCGCCCTGCTGGTGCTCCGCGACGACCGGTCCTGACCGCCGGCCCCGGACACGCGCGCCGGGCCCGGTGGATGAGCCCGGCGCGCGCTCTCGGCCCGGCCCCTGCCGGGGCGCGGCGACCAACCGGGCGCCGGCGGGGCCGGAACGCGCCGCCCGCCTGCCATGGAGTGTCGGGCAGACAGCAGTACGGGCGGCGCGGTGACGGGTCGTCGCACTGTACGAGGGGGAGCCGACGACCCGAGCTACCTCTTGGCGAGGCTCTTCAGTGAAGCGCCTCGACGGGTCCGTGCGGCAGAGTGCGCATCGCATTTATGCGCGTACACGGTTCACACCCCGTGTGAACCGCGCACCCATTAGCCTGAGACCGACGAGCCCTTGGAGCGGCCCATGCAGCCCAATGTCCTGCTCGACGCCCTCCTCGCCGAGGCGGGCATGTCCCACGCCGGACTCGCCGCGTACGTGAACCAGGCAGGCCGCACCCGCGGTCTCGCCCTGCGCTACGAACACACCGCCGTGGCACGGTGGTTGAAGGGTCAGCGGCCCCGGGGCCAGGTCCCCGACCTGATCTGCGAGGTGCTCGGAGGGCGGCTGCGGCGTCCCCTCGGGCTGGACGACATCGGGCTCGGGGCGGCCGACCGGCCCGTTCCGCTGCACGCCTCGCCGCTCAGCGGGTTCGTGGACCGGGCCGCCGCCCTGTGGCGTGCGGACGTCCAGGCCCGGCCCCAGTTGCTGGCCGCCGAGGCGGTCACCGGGACGCCCGCCGTCATCCCGGTGTGGGAATGGGAGAATCCGCCCGAGGACGCCGACGTGTCCCGCGAGGGCCCGCATCCGATCGGCCCCGAGCACATCGAGATCCTCAAGTCCGCCCGCGCCCACTACGAGCTGATGTACCGCCGGGCCGGCGGTCTCGCCACGCGGGACCGGATCGTCCGCTTCCTGGGCAGTGAGACCGCGCCCATGCTGCGCGGGAGCTACCCCGACGACCTCGGCCGCCGGCTGCACCGGGCCACGGGGTCCCTGGTGGCGGTGGCGGGGATCTGCGCCTACGACTCGGACGCCCACGGCCTGGCCCAGCGCTACTTCCACCAGGCCCTGCGCCTGGCCAAGGCGAGCGGGGACCGGGGGCTCGGGGCGTACGTCATCGCGCTGATCGTCAACCAGTCCCTGCACCTGCGGGAGTACCGACAGGCCGTGGCCTTCGCGGAGGCCGCGCTGCGCGCCGCCGGCCGGCACACCACTCCGGCGCTGGCCGCCGACCTGTACGCGATGCAGGCCAAGGCCTATGCCCAACTCGGCGACACCCCGGCCGCCCTGGCCTGCATCCGCAGGGCGGAGGCGGCCGCCGAGCGGATCCGCCCGGGCAGCGAACCGGACGAGACGGGCTACGTACAGCCGGGGCTCGTCAACGTCCAGGTCGCCGAAGCGCTGCTCAGCCTGGGTGATCTGGAGGCCGCGCGGGTCCAGGCGACCGCCGCCGTGGGCA is a window encoding:
- a CDS encoding PP2C family protein-serine/threonine phosphatase, with product MITRGEMPLVRRVCVLAWAGAAVSWELSTPGRLVPSLATCAAFLLLATGCALHIRRGLLGELRRSQEIAGAAQRALLRPLPGRIGGLTAAAAQLSASRGAAVGGDLYEAVPTAYGIRVVIGDVRGHGLPALGAAAAVLGAFREGAYDEPSLAGVLRRMERALGRHVRDRAESEPAAAEEFVTVLLLQIAGDGTLLALNCGHPRPYLLRSAPVPEHCAARSRGAAPDPAPRTPAGLNSSARPAFEGRVQAAPGSTQVLPLAGGETLPPLGVVPVPADVWPHDCGELRPGETLFLYTDGAEDARDRAGRFFDLAGVLAEEAAATPTRLVAGVHAALLRHTGGRLTDDIALLVLRDDRS
- a CDS encoding transcriptional regulator, whose amino-acid sequence is MQPNVLLDALLAEAGMSHAGLAAYVNQAGRTRGLALRYEHTAVARWLKGQRPRGQVPDLICEVLGGRLRRPLGLDDIGLGAADRPVPLHASPLSGFVDRAAALWRADVQARPQLLAAEAVTGTPAVIPVWEWENPPEDADVSREGPHPIGPEHIEILKSARAHYELMYRRAGGLATRDRIVRFLGSETAPMLRGSYPDDLGRRLHRATGSLVAVAGICAYDSDAHGLAQRYFHQALRLAKASGDRGLGAYVIALIVNQSLHLREYRQAVAFAEAALRAAGRHTTPALAADLYAMQAKAYAQLGDTPAALACIRRAEAAAERIRPGSEPDETGYVQPGLVNVQVAEALLSLGDLEAARVQATAAVGTPAHDRGRVHRLAMLCEIQLRQGEADRAAASAAEMAERAKGMESLRLRDRLRAVREQLLTSGCTGAEETARLIDGALRVPL